aaaagttcaaaaatcatattgaataatttaaaaatttaatgacgATATTATAtgttgggttaaagttcaaggaattaaaagttcatagatcatgtttaataaattaaaaatttaaagataacATTACATATTGAACCAAAATTAAAGGATCATCATCTGTGTAATTATGCCgaggaaaaaagcaaaaagcaaaaagagagCAAGGATCTGAGCATGTAACGGGGCGTTTTGATCCATGTCTAGAGCTCGATCTGTTAGTCCAAGGACATAACAACCGCGATCTGCCTTGGCAACATTCAAATATAAAGGACGGTTCAAATGGTATCGGTTCGATAGTTTCTGCCAAATGAGGCAGTCATGCCGAGTCCACGGACAAACAAGCTCGTAGCGAGCAAACATTTCTGATTCAGTGACTGGTAGTCTGGCAACATTTCAGAGATGGGAAGTCCTGATACGGGGCGGAATTCAAAAACGGGAAGTGATTTAAACGTCGTTTTGACTCTGTCTCCTGGCGATTCTACAAATATCTTTTTGCCCCGAGTGCCACGCGGGCATTCGCTTTCTGGTAACCTTTTTCGGCTTCCTATAAAATCTGAGTGTGAGACTGTAAAGAGATAAGACGCCTTTCTTCTaccaggttctctctctctctctctctctctctcgttccaGGATGTTTCAGGATGATTTCGCATGtatgcattttcatgtttttaatGAAATTTGTCGCACCTTTCTGGTCTTCATTAGGCTTGATGCGTGGAAGTTGTGTTTCTTACGTTTTTTTACGTGTTGGGTTCTTTTTCTGGTTTCTGATGTTCTTTATCACACGATCTCTATGTTGATGTTTGCCTCCTCGGAGATGCAGATTTTCATCGTGAAATTGAgattcaagggcagttcactacAGCTTTTGGTCTGAGATTCGCTCTGGTACATTCGTTGCTTCAGCCTTCAGGCGATAGTAATTCCGCATCTCATATTATTATCTCCATCGAGTTCCAATTTAACTACCTCGAAACACTGCCTACTTTGGGACTCTTTGGCCTTTTCACACAACTAGTTTCGGATAGGGCGTGATCTGTGAATTTTGCTCCCGTCCTGTTGATGCTGTGTTTTGCAAGAGAGGTCTCGTTTTGGCGCTTGTTATTTCTTCGATTTTGTCCGGATGCCTCGAGTAGATGCTGCATTTCTGTTGCTTGCTGAGATGACTGTTTTAATCCTCGCAATTTGCGGTTTGTCGTGCAGACATGGCATCAGTAAGTGCGAGCTTTGCGTTGgttgtatgcaacaaatgcagtCACTCTGCTGTAAAGTTTCCTACCTCTGCCTTCCTGCCGGGATTTGATGCCTTGGGCCGTTCTTCAAGTGCATGCAAAAAGGAATTCTGTCCTGCCTCAAAAAGCTCAAGTCCTAAAGCCACATTGACCTTTGATCCACCAACATCGAATTCTGAGagaaccaaacaaaagaagcacACACTTGACCCTGCCGCTCCTGATTTTTTGCCCCTTCCTTCCTTCGAGCAGTGTTTTCCAAAGAGCTCAAAAGAGTACAGGTTTGTTGGTTTCAGCTACTGGGAAATTTAGTCACGGTAAAAGTTAAAGTGTGGAGTTGCATTCTGATGCAGGAAGAAACATGGACATTTACATATGTATTATTTGCTTTGTAGGGAAGTCATTCATGAGCAAACTGGTCATGTACTGAAAGTGCCTCTCCGACGGGTTCACCTCAGTGGAAATGAACCGGACTTTGACAATTATGACACAAGTGGACCTCAAAACATTAGCCCTCGCATTGGTATGTATATGGCATTTTCCTTGCTTCTTGCTCGGACCTCGGTCCTGTCTGCTGTCATAATCCCTTGAGATGGGCATAAGATTATTCCTTATCATACGACATCTACTTTTTTCCCCTATGTGATTATCATAAACATGTTTTTGTTTGAAGGTTTCACTTCATGagtattattttctttcattgagATGTTGTTATCCGGTTGCTCTCGCCATTCCGTCGAACAAGGAATAGGAAAGAACTCTTTTGATGTATGTGATGGTCTTTGTGTTGCACTTTTGTTCTGGCTGAACCCCAAAAGGATAAACTCGGGAAAATCTTTATTTGGGCAGTTCATTCCTTTTAAGGCACCGTTATTTATCTGGAACAGGCCACAACTATTTTTCAGAGTGCAATTTCATAGAGTCATGATTGTCCTTAGAAAACAAGGAGCAAAGCACCAAGGAAGTTTGGTTAtgcctgcttttttttttttgtcctttttctgaACTGGACCTGGCCTACCTTATGGGTGGCATGTAGATTGACATTTTCGCTGAAGTTATAGAATTatatcttggttgtcatgtcGGTTCTCGATGTTTGGTGCCTAAATATCCCGGAACTTTGCTTTGCTTATTCATACGTTGATGGGATTTTTATTGACAAACAGGGCTGCCCAAGTTGCGGAAAGATTGGATTGACCGGCGGGAGAAGCTCGGTGGACCAAGATACACCCAGATGTATTATGCTAAGCAGGGAATAATAACTGAGGAAATGTTGTTTTGTGCCACTCGCGAGAATCTAGACCCAGAGTTTGTAAGGTCAGAGGTTGCTCGAGGGCGGGCAATCATTCCATCCAACAAGAAGCACTTAGAGTTGGAGCCTATGGTTGTCGGAAGAAATTTTCTTGTAAAGGTTAATGCTAATATTGGAAATTCTGCTGTGGCAAGTTCCATTGAGGAAGAAGTATATAAGGTTCAGTGGGCAACCATGTGGGGTGCAGATACTGTGATGGATCTCTCCACGGGTCGCCATATCCATGAGACCCGTGAGTGGATACTCCGTAACTCTTCTGTGCCAGTGGGGACGGTACCAATTTATCAAGCACTTGAAAAAGTGAACGGAATTGCGGAAGATCTTAACTGGGAGGTTTTCAGGGATACCTTGATTGAACAAGCTGAGCAAGGGGTTGATTATTTCACCATTCATGCTGGCGTTCTCCTCAGGTACATTCCTTTGACCGTGAAGCGCATGACAGGGATTGTATCTCGTGGAGGATCTATCCACGCAAAGTGGTGCTTGGCTTACCACCAAGAGAATTTTGCTTATGAGCACTGGGATGACATACTGGATATCTGCAATCAATACGATGTGGCTCTTTCAATAGGTGATGGTCTGAGACCTGGATCGATATATGATGCTAATGACACTGCGCAATTTGCTGAGCTTCTGACTCAAGGGGAACTGACTCGTAGAGCTTGGGAAAAGGATGTCCAGGTAATATGATAAATACTGGAAGGATCCTCTGTTAAAAGAGTTCTGGCTGAGAACAGATTCCAATATGCTGGACTGGTTAACTTTAAGACACCCTTAAGACCTATATGCATGGAgaatttctttcttgtttcatgTGATCTTGCCAAACAGTCACTTCAATGTTTCTTTGGAAGTTAGCGCTTAATCTCTAAGCATGTAAAGGATAAATGCATCCTGGCTATAAAGCTCGTCATTTCTTTCATGTAGCACTAGATAATCTGGCTTTGGAGTTCTAACTTGCAATGGCCCCGACATTGGTGGTTCTTTTGGCTTTTTAATCTCGGTTAAGAGTTTAAACTTGTCGGTCTTGTTTTTTCAGGTAATGAATGAAGGTCCTGGTCATATCCCGATGCATAAGATCCCTGAGAATATGCAAAAGCAACTGGAATGGTGTAATGAAGCTCCTTTCTACACTCTCGGTCCCTTAACAACCGATATTGCTCCTGGATATGATCATATCACCTCTGCGATTGGTGCTGCCAATATCGGGGCTCTGGGTACTGCACTTCTGTGTTATGTGACGCCGAAGGAACACCTTGGACTTCCCAATAGGGATGATGTAAAGGCCGGAGTTATTGCTTATAAGATATCTGCCCATGCTGCTGATTTAGCTAAAGGTCACCCACATGCTCAAGCCTGGGACGATGCACTGAGCAAGGCAAGGTTTGAATTTCGGTGGATGGATCAGTTTGCTTTGTCATTGGACCCCATGACTGCCATGTCTTTTCATGATGAAACTCTGCCATCAGAAGGAGCTAAAGTTGCACATTTTTGCTCAATGTGTGGACCTAAATTCTGCTCTATGAAGATAACAGAGGATGTGAGGAAGTATGCTGAAGAGCATGGCTATGGGACCGAGGAAGCCATCCAGCGTGGAATGGATACTATGAGTGCTGAATTTCTTGCTGCTAAGAAAACTGTCAGTGGGGAGCAACATGGTGAAGTGGGTGGAGAAATATACTTGCCAGTTGACTATGCAAAGTCAGCCGAGAGATGAAGGTAAGAATCCCCTCATTCTTTTCTGCATTCCCTGTTGTAACGAATTGAGCTAAGCGTAGCACTCATAGGGTGCTGGCTGTATTTTCCATCTAACCTACactttttatgattaaatcatCTCTCTTATGATGTTTTATGGGAACTCCTTGCAGGATCGTGTGATAGGCATATCGTTTTGGGAATGTCAAGTAATTGAAAATGCGACAAAATAGACTCATTGAGCATCACGATGTCCGGTTTTAGTTTCATGCTGTTGGTGAGTATGTGGTTTAGTCAAACATCTTTCTAGATGTCTACTGCTTTTTTTATATGTCTCAGTCAATAAGAAACTTTCTGCTGATTGTTCCATTTAGaacttctttctttaatttatttcCTGGACTGTTCCATTGACAAAGAAAAGCACCAGGGGTGTCTGAATCTGCTCTAGCCTAGCTGTTTTGCTGGGATGGGGGTGATCAGGCTGAGAAAGTCCCTTTGAACCTGAACAGGGTAATACCTGCGTAGGGAGTGTGCaatttcttttcgtttttttgcgTGCTTCCACAGGGACAGAGCCTTTAGAAATGGTTGGGGACAAGTTGACCCATGCGAGATGTACTTCCGCAGAATAGCTCGCTTATCATTCCCGTGAGCAGAAAGTTATATAACAGGATATCCCACAATGTTCACTGCTTCACCCCGAGATTAATAAGCTCACAAGAGCTAATCATCTTGGGGATCCTTTTTTCATCTGCCAATTAACCGACTTCAATGAGGTAAGGACGCATTGTTTTAATGTCAAGTTAAAAAGCAGAGACTCTAGAAGGGGTGGGTTGAAGTCCACGTATAGTTTGCTTGCTAGTGATGGGCAGAAAATGGTTTTCCTTCTCTCCAAGCGAATTGGCGGGTCGCCCTGGAGATAATTCATAATTGTGCCTAATGTATAAACCGGCCCCATGTTGGAAATTGCGGTATGCTGTGATATGTCAATACTTCACTGTGGATATGAGGTCAGTATCATCTATGCTTGAGAGAAATGGCCACCCATGGTAATTCCAGTGTCTCAAGCCGAGCCTCGTGTTCTGGCCTGGTACAACAGTCCCGGCAGATATCAATATCTTTGATTTCGCTTTTTAGGTGATGGATGGGTCGTCCATCATCAGGCAGCTTGACTGTGATTATAAATGAGGATGCTTCGGATCTTGAATTGGAGATATGGACAGAAAGAGCACCATAGTTCTCCTACTAAAGAAGAAACCGATCAGGATGTAGTGACCTCCGAAACTCAAAGTCGGTACTCTCTTTCTTTGGTCGCTGAAAACTCGAAATTGGTACTCTTGACCTTGTGGAAGTGATGAATTACAAGTTTCATGCAATCTGGGCTTGAGCTTGATTCTCAGGAACCACCTCGTTCGTTTCCCAAAATGACCGTCCGACCGAATACATCGCGTTTGCTATGCCAAAGGTTGCCCCCTCGTATATCTATCGCGAGTAAAAGCGCCCTATCGTTCAGAGAAGTTTGTGTGTCCAAAGTGAATTGTCCATACGGCCAAGTCTCAACTTCTTTGAAACTAGCTTCTCCGATGCTGTCCCTTCAGGCATCCTCGGCTTTTCCCCTGTGCCGATGGCTTCAGATTTCCAGGAAACCGAATGTTCGCTAATCGTCGGGGACTCAATGTTGGCTACTATTTTGAATAGTGTGATCGCTGAAATTTCACATGTTGAAAGTCCTACACTCGCAAATTTCATTACAGGAAACGACTACATTTCAGAATCATCGATGAAATTTGAGctttatttgtttcatgaaaattgaaaaatcgatcacttgtacttcttatataaaatattttcatcacttaattattttaaatgatacaaatgatcattttcaaaattatttttttaaattatttaattttccgCCGAACAAACCCGCTGCCACAAAGATGCTTTCCTCTGCAAGGAGTATTTTCACTCCCTCGAAACCTCGGCCGGTGCCCACGACAATCGAACTAGTGGGCGTCGACAAAACCGGAATCGTTGGATGTACACGCCCAAAAAGACAACATTAAAGTGTCTTTTGGTCCTACTTTATTTAATTAGCAACTACATTTGCTAAATCCGTGTGCAGGCACCTTGACATCGTGCCTCTTTTCGCTCAGTTCGACTtaatgttttcatttatttactcTCTACAATTCAAGTTTTCGCGTTGATCAAGAGAAGAGTAAATTCATGTGGTCATTTTCAGATTTGTTCGGATATTTCTAATCCGAACAAATTCGAGTTTAAGTATTAAAATTGCTTGCCCAATTCGTAACGAATTGCCCTAAAAAATAATTCCAACAAGATCCTTTTGAAATTAAGTTTTCGTCAGAATATGGGTGAGCATGACAGCATTTCGActctaaaaattaacttctaatcagaagttaatttttttacttctagaaagaagtaaatttttcGAAGTAGAAATATTCATCTACCCAAAGAACAAAAGTACAAACGTCCAAACAtggcaatcttttttttttttttgtcatgtttgaaaaaaaaaaagatttctacGTTCAAACATGGCAATcttttaaatggaaaaaaaaaacatggcaatctttcgaaccaaaaaaataaaaaaaacatggcaGTCCAACATccgtttccttttcctttttccaaaaaacaaacaattagaaaaatgattgaagAGTTAAAAAGCGTCCGCTATTTGGGGACCCACATGTAACAAATCCACTTTCCGCGATGGGTCGCGTTatcctcattctctctctctctctttctttccgaAGTATCTCCACCTCCGCGTCAACCTTGCCTCCTACATCTATTCTAATCCCCTCCCCTCAAGACCCCAAAGCGCCGCCCTCCGCCTCCAcggccgctgccgccgccgccgccaaccatgTATTCCCCCGCACTTCTTGACCTCGAGATCACGGTCATATCAGCTAAGCACCTGAAGAACGTCAACTGGCGCAGCGGCGACCTCAAGCCCTACGCCACCTTCTCCCTCGACCACGACCCTTACCTCCGCCTCTCCACCCGACCCGACGACTCTGGCTCCACCCGCCCCGTCTGGAACGAGATTCTCACGATTCCGCTCACCGCCGCGTCGCCGGCCGATGCGATACTCACCGTCGAGGTCTTCCACTCCAAGCCCTCCGAAACCCCCAAACCCTTGGTCGGCTCCTCGAGGTTCCCCCTCTCTCACCTGATCGACTCGGAAGGTGACGCCCCTAGGGTTTACGCGCTTGACCTCTATCGTCCTTCTGGTCGACCGCAGGGGAAACTCCGCATAAAGCTCGCCGTCCGAGAGCGGCCTCGTCCTCCGCCTCCCCGATATCACGACTTTGCCCCGGAGGATCGCGGTAATTACTTCACTCCACCTCCTTTTTCGCAATTCAATCACTCGGTTCCGTGTTCTGGCTATTCTTATGGCCATTATTATTATGCTCGTCCTCCACCGCCGCCACGGCCGCCACAAACCCCTCCAATGCGGCCTTTCTCTGACCACGCCTCGAATTATGGAGCTCCAAGTGTCCCTACAGCTCCAATTGATTTCTCCTCTTATGCTGTTGATCATAAGCTGAAGGTGCCCAGCGGTTACAGTTCCCCATATTGCCCATCCGCCCCAGTCGATTTTTCCTATCCTGTTCAAGAGCATCGGCCGATTCCTCCGCCTCGCTACACTGCATCTGCTCCTGGTGAGTCCTTGAGCAGTGAGCATTTGATTCCCACACCACGCTGGATCTTCGATCACAGGGCATCAGCTCCTGTCTATCCTGCACCGTCAAACAGTCGGAGCTCAGACAATCTTGTCCCAAATGAGCCTGCAGCACCATGCGATTCATCACGGCGTGAGCAGAGGCCATTGCCACGCTGTGAAGATGTTGGCAGTGtgttgggaaggttgaatttgGAAGAAGGAAACGCCCGCGAGACTGATTATGCAGCGAGGAATGCTCCTGGCTATGGCCATTAACAAAGTGGTTGTTGAAGCACAATGATGCTTGGGGTTCTTGAACTCTACAAAAGAGGGTAAATGTGGCTAATAAGTTAAACTGATATGCAGATTCCCGTGATCTACTTTTGTATATGCAGTCATATTCTGTATGAAGTTGCCACCTGACTTTATTTGCATATTGTGTGGCTTGTTTTTCTCCTACATTATCCTACTTGAAGCGCCAAGGCACGATTAAAGTACGCATCTTTAATGACATACTCTATGCTATTGCTGTTTCATTTCTTGAGGATGATATTCTGTGATATGTGAAATGGTTAGGTGCAATTGCTTGTTTGGAGAAAGGTATGATTGTGGCATGCTCTTATGGATGCGCAGATTGATTGATGTGTTTGAGATTTCTGATGGTAATTTGGAGAGTTTTACAGTTTCAACTATAACAAACCTTGGGGTCACAAGGTTTATCCCCCTCCATAACGTGGGTTACCTCAGCCTTGGTTTTAATAGCTTGACACGGAACTGTCCCCTCTACATACATCATTGCACGACGACATGACTTAGTTATTCTTTGAAATTTCTAGTGCAGATTTTTGGCGCATCTGGAAAGTATTGAATAAGAGAGCCTTAGAAGGAGAGGACTCTCTTGTTTCtgtattttctaaaaattgctTCGAACTTTACAGTTTTTGGTGAAGCAGAAAATTCTATGTGCATATATATACATTGATTAACATTGGAGACAGAATCTTGTAAAAGAACTCTGCGTTTGTCCTTGTGCTCATTTGTAAATGCTTGTAGAACCCTGCTGCCCTTAGCAAGTGTTTCTTGATATTTACCCataaaaatttagggtttttcttaGGCTTAAAGATAGGAGCTTATGTTCTGTCAAATCCCTAACAACTGAAAGAAGGAACAGTAGATCCGATCCGAAGAGTTGGTCAAATTCTGTGTTGAAGATAGATTTGCCGGATTAGTAAGGCAGGGAAAAGTGAGTTGAAccgcgagaagaagaagaggaaaaggggAGACCGCGGGGGGGGGTGTGGGTGCGGGGGGCGGGCTGGGGGCTGGTGGTGGTTGTTTTAGTGCTTCAGATTCATGGTGTTTAATTACGACCGAGGCTGCAAAAACCAGAGGGACCTCTGGAGAAAGATTCACATGCGATTTTTAATGACCTTCCTTGCTAATGATGGCCACTGTGATAGTATTTGGGGATGGTATGAAAGCTGAGGAATACTGCAAGAAAGAAAGGGACTTTCGGTCCATGCTGTTTAAAGTGTTTGGAGCAGGATATGCGTCCACTTTGCATGGACATGATATAGAAAGGTACAGGAATCCACACAAAAATTGAAGTGGACAATTCTGATCTCTCCTAGAGtaacaaaacaagaagatgtAGTCTAAAGAGGAACTGATACTTTTCTTTGACAATGAAACCGCCTTCTTATTTGTTTTATTCTTCTGTCTTGAAATCCGTGGCAGAGTAGACTCCTGCAATGTACTTTCTTACAGATCGAAGAAATACTAACTGAAGACAAGAAACGGTAATAACAAGGAGTTTGGTTATCGCGTTTCAATTAAATGAAGTTGACGATTCGATGGCTCGTCATTACACAATCAACCATTTCATATCTTTGGGTTGCCCTGTACATCAAACCAAGTAGAAGGCTGAAACAGCTCCTATGCTTAGTGATATGCTGCAAAGCTTCTATATATTAGAACGGACGGTATCTCGAGTTACTTTAGAAGAAAGATGGCCATACCCTTTCTGATTTTTCCCCATCCCAAGAGTCACCCTTGTGCGGCTATAGCtggttttttctcttcatccAAGCTCCCGCAAGAGATCAAATGCAACTGCTATTAGGCTTTGTGCCTAAATCAGCACGTGCATCCACTATGCCTTGAGTTCAGATCACTTTCTTACGGTAACATACAAGTGTACCCCTAAGATCTTGGCTTAATAGACTCAGTCCAGTGCTGCCTAGCTCTATAAGCCTGAACTAATCAGcatgtgaaaaaagaagaagggaagaagaggTGAGATTCCATGATTAACAAGCCTACAAGGAGTAACATTATTTTTACGCGAGCACTTAGGACGGTTgctatgaaaaaaaatcaaagaagccAAAGATATTGTTTCGGAGTTCAGTTGAGGTTAGTCAAATGGTTCGGCCCAATTCTGGAAATTTTGATTAGATGACCCGGCTTTCTCAATCCATCCCATACTGTAGAACAAAGTCTACAGACGTTTTTGGAGAATACTAGTGTCTTGTTTGGGCCTTTAACGCTTGGAAGTGGGCTACCCCGACTGCCCCCACCAACCCCCAATCCACACAACCCAACTCAACCAAGCGAAATGGCGCGGCGCCACCGAGAgtaagatagagagagagagagagagagagagaatgtatTCACCGCAGCTGCCACTTGCTCGGACGCGCGGGTTTTCTCCCTCTGAATCGGAGAAATCCCAGGCCGATCGCCATCCCGTTGGCGGCAGCGGCGGGGGATTGGAAGCTTCTCTGGTCAGCGTAATGCAACGTCACCACCACCACTCGGTCGTCCTCCGAGACCGCACTGATAAAGCCCGGAAAGATGCAATCAGGAGCGCAGCGGCGGTGTCGGATCTGCTGGTGGAGGCGGTGAACGGAGGGGTGCAGGAGGCCTACGTCAACCAAAAGCGCATCGAGCTCGAGATTCGAGCTTTGGCCGCCACCGTCTCCCGCTTCATGAAGCAGACCGATCACTGGCTTGCCTCTACTCATGCTATTAACTCCGCCATCAaggtcttttttgtttttttttgttgcccttGGCAAGTTCTTATTGCTTTACCAAACTAAGCCAAAGAACATGGGATGTCTTGATACGTAACTTATATTCGCGGGGCACAGGAAATTGGAGACTTCGAGAACTGGATGAAGATAATGGATTATGATTGCAAGAGCATCAATGCAGCCATCCGCAACATCCATCAAGCTTGATTTTCAGCACTCGCAAATGGAATCCATCCCATTCGAGTCGAAGCTACAGGATCATGGGCCTGTCTTCATCTATCCACTAATAAAGCCGGAACAAACCCTCTGCTTATGCATGGAGGAAGTTAAGAAAAGTTCTGTGATGTGCTGAAACCTCATATTGGACGCTCCATGGGAATGGTAAGTCGACATACTTGTGTCATGACAAGTGGCTCCCTCGTGGTGTCTTGTCGGATGTTATTCTTGAAGAGCTCTTTGCAATGTGCCGCTCTGTCTTCTATGCTAAAGTAGCTGAGATTATTCAAGACAGTGACTGGCATTTGGTTTGGTGTTAGATCGGATGATTTTGTAGCTACCCGAGCTGCTTTATGTGGCAATTTCACTCCTAACTTTGTTGTTGACATTGGAGTATTGTGCACTGTTCCTAAATGTCGCACTTTGCATTCTGCTACTGCTTGGAATCTTGTGAGAATGATTGGTAACAGAGTGGAATGGCATAGCTTGATTTGGTTCTTCCCGCTGCTGTCTCTTTACGGAAGATGGATTGAATCCCCCCGTCCTGTCCGGTTCTCAAGTCCCTGAAGTTTCTGTAGGGGAAAAATTCGGTGACATACCCCCGAGCCACGTTTTAATAGCATAATGACACCGAGCCCTCACTGCAGACCGAGCCCCCGAATTGGCTGCTTTATTTTTTGTACCAACAATTAAACACTGTTTGTACCTAAGTTTGCTACGATTTCCTGGATGTCTCTCTTGAATAGGCTTCAAACCCTGGATAGGATTAGTGCTTGGGCATCAACCTCGGCTACATCTCCTGTCTGCTTCTTACATATGCAGGCTGACGAAAACTAAGATCGTTGTCTTTGGCCTGCAGCTTCTCTTCCCACGTTTGGAATAAGATTTTCATTGCTTTCCGTGGACGATAGCTATGTAGTGGAAGCTAGCCTGGAATGGATTATTTAATATTTACTGTCTCTGGCAAGCGCTGCTCTTCTTGTTGATAGAGTGGTCAACCTggtttgttttgctctaaaaatacTACTTgaagtaggggtgtgcaaccggaccgggtttacccggaacccggatcggcccacccgaaaaacagggtcgggaatcggttcttgctcaaaccggtccgggtttcggttccaatttttgggaaccggttgaaaccggtccggttctcggttctaggtgaagacccacccggaccagttttagaaccggtttttagttacttaaaaaaaaaaaccctaacgtagtgtccaaataactatgattttgattttatgctcgtggtgtttgagtttttctaGTGCTAGTTCATGCGCGCTTaatgtggtgtcttttagcATTTTATTTGGATCCCgcaatttcagtttttttttaatgggtacaacgaaaattgaagtgtgataGAAAGACTAGCACTATGTTAATTCGGCGTCCTAgaggatcattgttgcttttggtggattgcaaattttattttttatattagggTTTGTTGCTTTTAGTGaatcatactattatttattattttttttggattgttgcttttggtgtatataatttttgttgctcatttcatcaatgctcatattattatgataaaaaaaaaaaggaaaataggttctcgggtagaccccgAAATCGGACCGAAAAATAGGgttggttccaaaacaggttccaagacaaacagggtcggttctcggttccaaaaaccgggaaccggttataacatggtcggtttcggggtctaggtccggacccggcccacccggcccatgctcacccctaacttGAAGGACGTGAGGGTCTCGAGTACAAAGCCTGCTCAACTTTGTGCTGACTATCAATAGGCAAGCAGCTTTACTAGTAAAGGAATTTAGGGGAGTGGAGACGTTAGTATCATAGGTGTGGGGTTCAACTCCCGCACTCTATAAAAAGGCAGAGCAAAAGTCGGATAggagagagttagagataggGCGGACAAAAAAACTTTGTGTTAATTGAGATATTTAATTTCCtagttaatttgattttttatttcatgcaTTACCCTTGACACTTGTAGCATTGGTAGGGCTGGTTTGAATTGAGTTTGTACTCTATTTGGCTTATAGTCGGCTTGATTTGTGATGCAATGGATTCTGGCTTACCTATGAATAAAAGAAGGATTAAACCTCCTCTGCGCGAGAACAAGGAAGAATAGAGAAGTCCACCCGCTAAACTATCTAtcactaaacattttcattgattTGATG
The genomic region above belongs to Rhodamnia argentea isolate NSW1041297 chromosome 6, ASM2092103v1, whole genome shotgun sequence and contains:
- the LOC115746009 gene encoding biogenesis of lysosome-related organelles complex 1 subunit 1-like; this encodes MYSPQLPLARTRGFSPSESEKSQADRHPVGGSGGGLEASLVSVMQRHHHHSVVLRDRTDKARKDAIRSAAAVSDLLVEAVNGGVQEAYVNQKRIELEIRALAATVSRFMKQTDHWLASTHAINSAIKEIGDFENWMKIMDYDCKSINAAIRNIHQA